Proteins found in one Lycium ferocissimum isolate CSIRO_LF1 chromosome 6, AGI_CSIRO_Lferr_CH_V1, whole genome shotgun sequence genomic segment:
- the LOC132061550 gene encoding UPF0481 protein At3g47200-like, giving the protein MSQADAINSRAAEFPDWLQLFIDILDPPHEEPGKLQRISSILHENNEEYYKKYYTPIFVPIGPIHCQNLDGQSMKKRIAVKQLQGRLQDEVSIGEVYASVEEKLLSARNRYSCDIIESFQDDRKWCNMMFLDGCFVVDFICRYCSRPLYRTKDYEDLVLRDLLLYENQLPFEVLDALADAFRCKETFHKYLTLMLLERPFMLTKSSVPASTFLDNIESCLCIKFRRYEDANSTLFAESLLDAFEDSEEHIRNSCVILFGTEGAPPPASTVTDLQKVGIKCSSSTSLSDISFYSYMLSGKLFLPQLTFDHWRMTLILNLAAYEFSCGPNRSCGISSYLSSMGTFIHGEEDVKELRARGLVQLNHKDYDDHAVVDFFRYITMHHEPNPKVMKRVKGQISTYCKSKRLLPLRVASAEFKQRYNTKSLDFSQLQVGDGTMDSNSAHNPFNFEKYSDTELTP; this is encoded by the exons ATGTCTCAGGCTGATGCCATCAACAGTAGAGCAGCCGAATTTCCTGACTGGCTCCAATTATTTATTGATATACTTGACCCGCCACATGAAGAGCCGGGCAAATTACAAAGAATTTCCTCTATACTGCACGAGAATAATGAGGAATATTATAAAAAGTACTACACGCCCATTTTTGTTCCCATTGGTCCAATCCACTGCCAAAACCTTGATGGTCAATCCATGAAGAAGCGGATAGCAGTGAAGCAATTACAAGGAAGATTACAAGACGAGGTATCCATTGGAGAAGTATATGCAAGTGTGGAAGAAAAGTTGCTCAGTGCTCGGAATCGTTACTCTTGCGATATTATCGAATCCTTTCAAGACGACCGCAAGTGGTGTAATATGATGTTCCTCGACGGCTGCTTTGTTGTTGACTTCATTTGCCGTTACTGTTCGAGGCCGTTGTATAGAACGAAAGATTATGAAGATTTGGTGCTTCGTGACCTTTTATTGTATGAAAATCAATTGCCTTTCGAGGTTCTAGACGCGTTAGCAGACGCATTTAGATGCAAAGAGACTTTTCATAAATATTTAACCTTGATGTTACTCGAAAGGCCGTTCATGTTAACGAAATCTTCTGTTCCAGCTTCTACGTTTCTTGATAATATCGAGAGTTGTTTATGCATTAAATTTAGGCGG taCGAAGACGCCAACAGCACCCTCTTCGCCGAGTCTCTCCTCGACGCCTTCGAAGACTCAGAAGAACATATAAGAAATAGCTGCGTCATCCTTTTTGGAACTGAAGGAGCTCCTCCTCCAGCTTCCACAGTCACAGACTTGCAGAAAGTAGGTATTAAATGCAGTAGCTCTACTTCCCTATCAGACATCTCTTTTTATTCATACATGTTATCAGGGAAGTTGTTCCTTCCACAACTAACTTTCGACCATTGGAGAATGACCCTGATTTTAAACCTAGCTGCTTACGAATTTTCGTGCGGCCCAAATAGATCCTGCGGGATCTCATCGTACTTGAGTTCAATGGGTACGTTCATTCATGGAGAGGAAGATGTTAAGGAGCTGCGAGCCAGGGGCCTAGTCCAGCTCAACCACAAAGATTACGATGATCACGCAGTGGTTGACTTCTTCAGATATATAACAATGCATCATGAGCCCAATCCTAAAGTTATGAAGCGTGTCAAAGGACAGATTTCTACTTACTGCAAAAGCAAAAGGCTCCTCCCTCTAAGAGTTGCCTCTGCTGAATTTAAGCAAAG ATACAACACAAAGTCCTTAGACTTCTCACAATTGCAAGTAGGAGACGGCACCATGGATTCAAATTCTGCCCATAACCCTTTCAATTTTGAGAAATACTCTGACACCGAACTCACCCCTTGA